Within the Gordonia westfalica genome, the region CTCGGTGCACTGCGGCACGCGCGCGTGTTCCATCCCGACGGCCTGCTGTGCGGGGGCCGGGCGTCGGTCTCGGGCGACCATCCGCTGCCGTTCCGGTCCGGTCCGGTCACGGTCCGTCTGTCGAAGGGCATCGGCACCCCGGGCAGTCTGCCCGACATCGTCGGCGTTGCCGTACGTTTTCCGGCCTCGGCCCCGACCAACGCCCCGGCCGGCGCCCCGACCCCGGTGAACGGCACCGACGGCGCCGTGTCCGGCGCATGGGACCTGCTGCTCGCCGGACCTGCTCCGCTGTCCGGTCGACTGCCCGTTCCGCTCCCGACGACACACTGGGCGCCGACGGCCGTCTCGAGCCTCACGCCCTACCGCTACGACGGCGAGCTGTACTGGATCCGCGCCCGCATCGTCGAGCCCACCGGGCCGTCCGGTCTGGATGTCGAGGATCTCGCCGCCTGCCTGCGCACCAAGCGGCCCGTGGTCATCATCCTGGAAGCCGGCTTCGGACGGTTCGTACCCCTGGTGCGGATCGAACTCGACCATGTGCTGACCGGGCTCGACATCGACTTCGACCCGATCCTCCACCGCCCCGAGGGCGTCGAGTTCGCGCCGTCATGGCTGGGAGATCTGCGCCGGCGCGCGTACCGCGACAGCAGGAAGGGCCGTCACTCGGTGGTGTCCTGATCCTTCGTCTCGGATGTGCGCGGCTCGATCTTTCGCAGCTCGCTCTTCTTGCCGGCCGGCGGTAGCCCCATCCGCACGGCGGCGTGTGCCTGCGTGAGTTCGCTGCGGAAACGGTCGACGTCACGGGCCCAGGCCTGCGCGAGCCGGCCGGAGGTCAGCCGCACTCCCACACCCTTCCGACGCCGCGGCACCCCGTGCAGTTCGCCGAGTGCCGACGCCGACTCCCAGTCCTCGGGCGTCGGGGAATTGTTGGGCGGGTAGATCTTCTCGATGTCGGCGAGCGGCGTCGTCACCGCGCCCTGGCGCAGCGTCGTCTCGGTGAGTTCGACGCTGACGTGCCGACGCGCGGCGGTCACCTGCACGAGAGAGAAGCCGAGCAGGACCACCAGGAAGATGATGAGGACCGGCCAGTGCACCTGCCCGGGACCGAGGATCTCCATGACGAGGACGGCGAGGACGAGGACCGGCCCGATGAGGACCACCCACCTGCTGCCGCCGGGTTCGTAGAACAGGACCTCGCCCGGATCAGGCTCGGCTTCCACCGGCTCGACGGACTCGACCGGCTCGACGGGATCGTCGTCGCCGGCAGGTGCGGAGGCCTCGTCGGTCACGGCTTCTTCTTGCGCGGTGCGCGCTGCTTCTTGGGTTCGGGCGCCTTGCCGGTGTACCAGGTCTCCGAGTCCGGCCGGTAGGCCAGCAGCGAACCGAACAATCCGACGATCGCGGCCAGCAGCGCCAGGGCGAACAACGGCGATCCGAGTCCGACGCTGAGGAACAGCAGCATGGCGACGACGACGAGCGTCAGCGCCGACAGCGAGGAACGCCAGCGAACGTCACCGGTGAACGCCTTGCTGCCCAGGAGGATGTACGCGACTCCCACGATCAGGATGAGCACGCCGAGCATCGCCGAGGACATCGACCCGGAGTCGTCGACCGCGGACAGGACCACCACGAGGATTCCGAGCAGGGCCAGGAGCGCTCCCGACGCCACCCAGCACCGGTAGGCCCAGACGACGAGTTTCGGACGCTGCGCCGGGTCGGGACTTGTCACTGCTTCTTCGGTCCTTCGCTGTCGGGGTCGGGGGTCTCGGGCTTACGGAGGTCGGGGGTTCCACCACGGGCCGCGTCGCCGGATGAACTGTCACCATACGGTGTGCCGGCGGACCGCGTACCCGGCTGTGACGCAGATCCGTACGGGTTCGGTGGCGGCTCATGCGGTGCCGGAGACGGGCTGTGGCCGTACGGATTCTGGCCGTACGGGTTCTGCCCGTAGGGATCGGTTCCGTAGGGATTCTGGCCGTAGGGATTCTGGCCGTACGGGTAGGGCGGTGCGGCCGGCGGCACGGGCCGGGGCTTGCGCTCCTCCGCCATACGTCGGCAGTACTTCTCCGAGTCGCCCCGCATCAGCAGCACGGTCGCGCCGAGCGCTGCGACACCGCTGATGACCAGAGGGACCGTCGCCCAGGCCGGGTCGGTGCTCCCGAAGAGCGAGAAGAGCAGGTTGACGACGATGTAGACACCCATCGCGCCCAACACGATGCGGGCCCAGTTGTAGCCCTTCCGCGTGAACCACACGATCAGCGCCGTGATCACGGTCAGGAACACCGACATCGCCGCGAGCAGGCCGATGACGAAGCCCGACGACGTCATGAACTGCACCTGGTCCGCGGAGAGACCCTGCTGGGGGTTGTCGCGAACCTGATCACGGACGAGGTCGACGAAGGTGCCGGTCTGCGCGAACAGCGCGACGATCTGTCCGACGACGACCACCACCCACAGTTCGACGGCGATCGAGATCGAATCCGGGATCGTCGGGCGCTGCCGTGCGTCGGGCTCTGACGAGGCGCGCATCGGGTCGAACGGTGCGGACATGGCACCAGCCTAGTGGGATGTGCCCGCGGCCCGCGCACGCGTCCGGTGAGGCCGTGCGAGCGGGCTCAGGACAGCCGGTCGGCGACCTCGGTGGCCCAGTAGGTCAGGATGACCGACGCACCCGCACGGCGGATCGAGGTCAGCGATTCGAGGATCGCCGCGTCCCGGTCGATCCAGCCACGCTCGGCGGCGGCCGTGATCATCGCGTACTCCCCGCTGATCTGATAGGCGGCGACGGGGACGTCGCTCATCTCGGCGACGTCGCGCACGATGTCGAGGTAGCTCATCGCGGGCTTGACCATCACCATGTCGGCACCCTCCTCGAGATCGAGGCGCACCTCCCGCAGCGACTCGATCCGGTTGGCCGCGTCCTGCTGGTAGGTCCGGCGGTCCCCCTGCAACGACGAGCCGACCGCCTCGCGGAACGGCCCGTAGAAAGCCGACGCGTACTTGGCGGAGTAGGCCAGAACCCCGGTGTCGGTGAAGCCCTCGGCGTCGAGAGCCTCACGGATGGCGGCGACCTGGCCGTCCATCATC harbors:
- a CDS encoding DUF3093 domain-containing protein, with protein sequence MTDEASAPAGDDDPVEPVESVEPVEAEPDPGEVLFYEPGGSRWVVLIGPVLVLAVLVMEILGPGQVHWPVLIIFLVVLLGFSLVQVTAARRHVSVELTETTLRQGAVTTPLADIEKIYPPNNSPTPEDWESASALGELHGVPRRRKGVGVRLTSGRLAQAWARDVDRFRSELTQAHAAVRMGLPPAGKKSELRKIEPRTSETKDQDTTE